CAGCAACTTCAGGAATAAATTCCAGTTCCCCATTCAAGCCGCTGTTAGCAAGATCAAATTCTGACCATTCAAGTCTACAGGAAAATGAAACTGGTGACATCGACACTACAGTATCTCCTACACCACCTTCGAGACTTTCCAATGCAACATTAAAGAGATTAGAAGCAAAGAAAAAGGCTGGCGAACGAATAAGCCCTGTGAGATCCAATTCAGTGAGGTCAATACAAGCATCACCCGTTGTTAAGAATTTAAGCAAATCAAATACATCATTACTGCCGCTTAAAAGTTCTTCTACTAGGCCCAATACATCGCCTTCTTATAAAAAAACCATAGATTTGAAGGGTTCTCCAAGAAAACCTTTGAGCTCAACATTAATGAATACTTTAGCATCGCCCGTTAAACTTAATGGCAATAACCAGTCTGAATTCATGGAAAGATCCATTGCTCATTTGGCAATGATTAAATCGCAAATATTAAAGGAAACGATATCGAATACCAACAAAGAGATCTTAAGAAAGGAAATAAAcgatatttctaatttgttAGAAGGCGACAATGCCCAAATTGATAAGGAAAACCAAGTGCTTAACGGATTTgtaaatttaaaaattgatgacAATAATAGGATGCATTACGAAGAAAAACTATTAGAAAATTATAGTGATAAACTAgtacaaatatttcaagataaGATGAAAGACAAGGGCcttaatgataaaaacGGCATTTTTACTAACCTTTATTCATCtaagaattataataatgacgTTGATTGATGCTTAACTATGTACATATATATTAGACAGAATGAActtgattatttttgatCATCTGCACGTTTTGCCGTAGGATTGATTGTAGCTGCTTGTATTGGGCTTGAATCAGACTTAGATTCTGCGTCTGCCTTTGCCCATGGGTCCTCTTGTTGTTCAGGTTTatgtttattttgaaaCTCTTGATTCTCCTTTTCTACTTTTGCCAACTCTTCGGccaatttcattttatgCTCTTCTTCCAATCTTGCCTTTTCAAAGTGCCATTTCTCATCTGCTTGTTGTgccaaaattttcattttatgTTGTCTAAGCTGATCATTggttaattcttctaaagTTGGTGCTTTTTGTCTTGTTCTTCTTAACCACTGCAACCATTGAGGTGGTATAGTACCAAAATAATCTGCTTTGAAAAGATGATGTTTGTAAGGCTCTGATTTCCTTCGAAGTCTTTGCATATTACCATCAACTGTGAATTCCCAATAAGTATTTCCATGTAAATCGTAACcaataaaaaaattcttaCGAAAGGGAATATCTCGACGAGCTTTCCATTGATGAACCAACCTTTGCAAAGGCGTATACTTGTTTTTTAAAGGATCCATTATATCTTATTGTAAGTAGCAATATATAGATCCACTTTACAGAAATTTTGTACTAATCATGGTGACACaaaaattaagaatttttatattgcACAGATAAAGGAACATCTATTATATTGGAAATACGATACACAATACAGTGCAATGACTGCATCAAACAGAAGGGGCAGTACGCATAGAAACTCAGTGACTCAACTAAATAAGGTATTGCCGGTTCCTATACaattagaagatgaaaCAAGCTCGGGGCATTTCAATTCCACATCTCATATAACGGACGTTTTGGTGGGAGACTATCATGTAATACAAGGGGAGGGAGGATCATCGTACGTGGTATGGTCGATACGGATTATAGTGGATGATTCTGTTTATTCATCGATGGTGATATATAAAAGGTACAGTGATATTCAAAGATTCAGAGAAGCACTTCTCGAACATTATCCTAACACTGAGATCCCTCCATTACCTCCCAAAGATAACTTCAGCTTCCAAAGATTGCTGATGTCGGACTACTGGCTAGAGAATAGACGCAAGGGACTACAGTGGTTCATGACAAATGTAATGTTGAACCCGAAGCATCAGCATTCACCGGTGATAACTCACTTCATTTTGAACTAACAATTCAACGCCTGCATTCCTTTGCCAAGTCATGGACAAGAACACACTTACTTTGGAGTTGCATATGTCTTGCAACTATATATGGCCACATATTATCGGCTTGTCGCGGTCCTTATCTGACTCgatttttatcattgaaaagcacatattattggaatttatAACAGTTATGTGCTTGTTAATATGATGCAATCCAAGTGTAATAACGACCAGGCCACAATATGCTTCTAAATGTCTTTGGGTACAACTACAATACAAACCTTacatttttttcttttttggaTCGGCATCGAGAAAATTAGCGAATTCGATTCATAATCACGACTTGGTCTATAGTGGCCGTCTGCATCTGCTTCACTTCTAATATGTCACTCTAATGGCTCACACGTAATACCATCCGACTCGTCTTACATTTATAgatattgtattatataattaatattatcaacGGCTCATCTATTTAAAATGGTCTCAAAAGATTACCAATCACTGGTCTGACCCTCTGTACAATCACTAAGCATGTCTAGTCTACAGGATTAGTCAACGTCCA
This is a stretch of genomic DNA from Debaryomyces hansenii CBS767 chromosome G complete sequence. It encodes these proteins:
- a CDS encoding DEHA2G08052p (similar to CA1658|IPF19924 Candida albicans IPF19924), whose product is MDPLKNKYTPLQRLVHQWKARRDIPFRKNFFIGYDLHGNTYWEFTVDGNMQRLRRKSEPYKHHLFKADYFGTIPPQWLQWLRRTRQKAPTLEELTNDQLRQHKMKILAQQADEKWHFEKARLEEEHKMKLAEELAKVEKENQEFQNKHKPEQQEDPWAKADAESKSDSSPIQAATINPTAKRADDQK
- a CDS encoding DEHA2G08074p (similar to CA1659|IPF11054 Candida albicans IPF11054), yielding MTASNRRGSTHRNSVTQLNKVLPVPIQLEDETSSGHFNSTSHITDVLVGDYHVIQGEGGSSYVVWSIRIIVDDSVYSSMVIYKRYSDIQRFREALLEHYPNTEIPPLPPKDNFSFQRLSMSDYWLENRRKGLQWFMTNVMLNPKHQHSPVITHFILN